A genome region from Arthrobacter sp. SLBN-100 includes the following:
- a CDS encoding ParA family protein — MQVVSISSLKGGVGKTSVTTGLASAALAAGVRTLVVDLDPHADATTALGVQPGDQLDIGRMLKNARRAKLADNVAGSSWTALAHSNGSGPAVLDVAVGSAYTGIYDRPDLSRRDLRRLSTVLAGAPDYQLVLIDCPPSLNGLTRMAWSASDKVALVAEPGLFSVAGTERTMRAIQLFRQEFAPNLSPAGIIANRVRSGSSEHSYRLAEMESMFGELLLSPRIPEQANWQQIQGAAHPVHHWPGESAKSAAALFDELLANLMAVGSGLRSRAR; from the coding sequence GTGCAAGTAGTCAGCATCAGCAGCCTCAAGGGTGGAGTCGGCAAGACTTCCGTCACCACAGGATTGGCATCTGCCGCGCTTGCCGCAGGCGTCCGCACGCTGGTGGTGGACCTTGATCCGCACGCGGATGCGACCACCGCACTGGGCGTTCAGCCCGGCGACCAGCTCGACATTGGCAGGATGCTCAAGAACGCCCGCCGCGCCAAGCTGGCAGACAACGTTGCGGGCAGCAGCTGGACGGCGCTCGCCCACTCCAACGGCTCCGGTCCGGCGGTCCTGGATGTCGCCGTGGGCTCTGCCTATACCGGAATTTATGACCGCCCGGACCTCAGCCGCCGCGACCTCCGCCGGCTGTCCACGGTGCTGGCTGGTGCACCCGACTACCAACTGGTCCTGATCGACTGCCCGCCGTCCCTCAACGGCCTGACCCGCATGGCGTGGTCAGCCAGCGACAAGGTGGCCCTGGTTGCCGAACCGGGCTTGTTCTCCGTGGCCGGTACAGAGCGGACCATGCGGGCCATCCAGCTTTTCCGCCAAGAGTTCGCGCCCAACCTTTCACCGGCGGGCATCATCGCTAACCGGGTCCGGTCCGGTTCCTCGGAACACAGCTACCGGCTGGCCGAGATGGAATCGATGTTCGGTGAGCTCCTGCTGAGCCCGAGAATTCCCGAGCAGGCAAACTGGCAGCAGATCCAAGGCGCAGCGCACCCCGTGCACCACTGGCCGGGCGAGTCCGCAAAGTCTGCAGCCGCCCTCTTTGACGAACTGCTGGCAAATCTTATGGCGGTGGGAAGCGGCCTGCGCAGCCGGGCCAGGTAG
- the ftsR gene encoding transcriptional regulator FtsR, with the protein MAQPERRGPQVLNIGEVLAQLSGDFPGMTASKIRFLEEKGLINPRRTPAGYRQYSDGDVERLRFVLALQRDQYLPLKVIKDYLDAIDRGERPENLPPGVVVSPRIVSDELAAELQSRGRKLSEEQLRTESGASVPLLQALLSFGLISHSNGQFDEPALQVARACVQLESHGLEPRHLRPFQAAAEREFGLVERAVAPLASRKDAASQARAAEAAREISDLCLTLHRALVQDHISRMDI; encoded by the coding sequence ATGGCACAACCGGAACGCCGGGGACCGCAGGTCCTGAACATCGGCGAAGTCCTCGCCCAGCTCAGCGGCGACTTCCCGGGCATGACAGCGTCAAAAATCCGGTTCCTTGAGGAAAAAGGGCTGATTAATCCCCGGCGTACCCCTGCGGGTTACCGCCAGTATTCCGACGGCGACGTGGAGCGCCTGCGCTTCGTCCTGGCTTTGCAGCGGGACCAGTACCTGCCCCTGAAAGTCATCAAAGACTACCTTGACGCCATTGACAGGGGGGAGCGTCCGGAAAACCTGCCGCCCGGCGTCGTGGTTTCGCCGCGGATCGTGTCGGATGAACTGGCGGCAGAACTGCAGAGCCGGGGGCGCAAGCTCAGTGAGGAACAGCTGCGGACGGAGTCCGGTGCCAGCGTCCCGCTGCTCCAGGCCCTGCTGAGTTTCGGCCTCATCAGCCACTCCAACGGACAGTTTGACGAGCCCGCCCTCCAGGTGGCCCGGGCCTGCGTGCAGCTGGAAAGCCACGGGCTTGAACCGCGGCACCTGCGTCCCTTCCAGGCAGCTGCCGAACGGGAGTTCGGGCTGGTGGAACGTGCAGTGGCGCCGCTTGCCTCGCGCAAGGACGCCGCCTCGCAAGCGCGCGCGGCGGAGGCTGCCCGTGAAATCAGCGACCTCTGCCTTACCCTGCACCGGGCTCTGGTGCAGGACCACATCTCACGCATGGACATCTGA
- a CDS encoding Fpg/Nei family DNA glycosylase has protein sequence MPELPEVAGLAEFLDKHLQGTSVTKVQIVSFAVLKTADPPYNALEGRTVTGVRRFGKFVSIDTGGISLVFHLARAGWVRFTDSPTDAQLRMGKGHIAARFTFEGSDGPRGFDLTEAGTKKSLAVYVVRDPQDVPGIATLGPDPFTEAFDAGMLAEILAGSSQQIKGLLRSQSVIAGIGNAYSDEILHAARISPFATAKSLDRGTTQVLYDAIHSVLGTALAEARGKPPKDLKDVKRSHMRVHARTGLPCPVCGDTVREVSFADTALQYCPTCQTKGKILADRRTSKFLK, from the coding sequence ATGCCCGAACTCCCCGAGGTGGCCGGGCTGGCTGAATTTCTTGACAAGCATCTCCAGGGAACGTCGGTGACCAAGGTGCAGATCGTTTCCTTCGCCGTGCTCAAGACGGCGGATCCGCCGTACAACGCCCTCGAGGGCAGGACGGTGACCGGCGTGCGTCGCTTCGGCAAGTTTGTCAGCATCGACACCGGCGGGATTTCCCTGGTGTTCCATCTGGCCCGGGCCGGATGGGTGCGCTTCACGGACTCCCCCACTGATGCTCAACTGAGGATGGGCAAGGGCCACATCGCGGCCCGTTTCACTTTCGAGGGCTCGGATGGACCGCGCGGCTTCGACCTTACCGAGGCTGGAACCAAAAAGAGCCTGGCCGTCTACGTGGTACGGGATCCCCAGGACGTTCCGGGCATCGCCACCCTGGGCCCGGACCCGTTCACCGAGGCGTTCGACGCCGGCATGCTGGCGGAGATCCTCGCCGGCAGTTCACAGCAGATCAAAGGGCTCCTGAGGAGCCAGAGCGTGATAGCCGGCATTGGGAACGCCTACAGTGACGAGATCCTCCATGCAGCGCGGATCTCGCCCTTTGCCACGGCCAAATCGCTGGACCGCGGGACAACCCAGGTCCTGTACGACGCCATCCACAGCGTCCTGGGCACGGCTTTGGCGGAGGCACGCGGCAAGCCGCCGAAGGACCTGAAGGACGTCAAGCGGAGCCACATGCGGGTCCATGCCCGGACGGGTCTGCCATGTCCCGTGTGCGGGGACACCGTCCGCGAGGTTTCCTTCGCCGATACCGCGCTGCAGTACTGCCCCACCTGCCAGACGAAGGGCAAGATCCTGGCCGACCGCAGGACGTCGAAATTCCTCAAGTGA
- the der gene encoding ribosome biogenesis GTPase Der, which translates to MSDTTQTSGHPGAGDDEYTPTGTDQVAERLAAIDDDEAELRAASLRAGLEDYDLDEDDAALLSGEYGDEDYDGPVKLDPVLAIIGRPNVGKSTLVNRILGRREAVVEDTPGVTRDRVMYSAHWNGRNFTLVDTGGWEHDARGIHARVAEQAEMAVELADAVLFVVDSAVGATATDEGVMKMLRRSKKPVIMVANKVDDFAQEADSAALWGLGFGEPYPVSALHGRGVADLLDHVLDVLPEFSTIEGLERSGGPRRIALIGRPNVGKSSLLNKLAGTERVVVDNTAGTTRDPVDEFIELGGRTWRFVDTAGIRRRQHMAQGADFYASLRTQAALEKAEVAVVLLAVDEVLSEQDVRILQLAIESGRALVLAFNKWDLLDDERRRYLEREIEQDLAHVSWAPRVNISAKTGWHKDRLVPALDVALESWDKRIATGRLNAFLGELVAAHPHPVRGGKQPRILFGTQASSRPPKFVLFTTGFLDPGYRRFITRRLRETFGFEGSPIEVSMRVREKRGKKR; encoded by the coding sequence ATGAGCGACACCACCCAGACCTCCGGCCACCCAGGCGCCGGCGACGACGAATACACCCCCACAGGCACCGACCAGGTTGCCGAGCGGCTGGCGGCAATTGACGACGACGAAGCGGAGCTCCGCGCGGCGTCCCTCCGGGCGGGACTTGAGGACTACGACCTTGACGAGGACGACGCCGCGCTCCTCAGCGGCGAGTACGGCGACGAGGACTACGACGGTCCGGTCAAGCTTGACCCCGTCCTGGCCATCATCGGCCGCCCCAACGTGGGCAAGTCCACCCTGGTGAACCGCATCCTCGGCCGGCGCGAAGCAGTGGTGGAAGACACCCCCGGCGTCACCCGCGACCGTGTCATGTACTCCGCCCACTGGAACGGCCGCAACTTCACCCTGGTGGACACCGGCGGCTGGGAACACGACGCCCGCGGCATCCACGCCCGGGTGGCAGAGCAGGCCGAAATGGCCGTGGAGCTTGCGGACGCAGTTCTCTTCGTCGTCGATTCCGCCGTGGGCGCCACCGCCACCGACGAAGGCGTGATGAAGATGCTGCGCCGCAGCAAGAAGCCGGTCATCATGGTGGCCAACAAGGTGGATGACTTCGCCCAGGAAGCTGACTCCGCTGCCCTGTGGGGCCTCGGCTTCGGCGAGCCCTACCCCGTGTCCGCCCTGCACGGCCGGGGCGTGGCCGACCTGCTGGACCACGTGCTGGACGTCCTTCCCGAGTTCTCCACCATTGAAGGCCTGGAACGCTCCGGCGGCCCCCGCCGCATCGCCCTGATCGGCCGCCCCAACGTGGGCAAGTCATCGCTGCTGAACAAGCTCGCCGGCACCGAGCGGGTGGTGGTGGACAACACTGCCGGAACTACCCGTGACCCCGTGGACGAATTCATTGAGCTCGGCGGCCGGACCTGGCGGTTCGTGGACACGGCAGGCATCCGGCGCCGCCAGCACATGGCGCAGGGCGCGGACTTCTATGCCTCCCTGCGGACGCAGGCCGCGCTCGAAAAGGCGGAGGTCGCCGTCGTGCTCCTCGCCGTGGATGAGGTCCTCAGCGAGCAGGACGTCCGGATCCTGCAGCTCGCCATTGAATCGGGCCGCGCCCTGGTGCTGGCGTTCAACAAGTGGGACCTGCTCGACGACGAACGCCGGCGCTACCTTGAGCGTGAAATCGAGCAGGACCTGGCGCACGTGAGCTGGGCTCCCCGGGTCAATATCTCGGCAAAGACGGGGTGGCACAAGGACCGCCTGGTTCCTGCCCTGGACGTGGCGCTGGAAAGCTGGGACAAGCGTATTGCCACCGGCCGCCTGAATGCCTTCCTGGGCGAACTCGTGGCAGCCCACCCGCACCCCGTGCGTGGCGGCAAGCAGCCGCGCATCCTTTTCGGCACCCAGGCCTCAAGCCGGCCGCCGAAGTTCGTGCTGTTCACCACCGGCTTCCTGGACCCAGGGTACCGGCGCTTCATCACCCGCCGCCTGCGGGAAACCTTTGGCTTCGAGGGCTCGCCCATCGAGGTCAGCATGCGGGTGCGGGAAAAGCGGGGCAAGAAGCGTTAA
- a CDS encoding FHA domain-containing protein, translating into MAGHRNNPADGEYGTGAAKASETTSIHLTPVTDEPTIAPKLSSDERNSVEALPAGSALLVAHSGPNAGARFLLDSDVTTAGRHPDADIFLDDVTVSRRHVEFRRTARSFEVVDKNSLNGTYVNHDRVDSVELKSGSEVQIGKFRLTFYLSPATAAGRG; encoded by the coding sequence ATGGCTGGCCACAGAAACAACCCTGCCGATGGGGAATACGGCACTGGTGCGGCCAAGGCGTCGGAGACCACCTCGATCCATCTCACCCCGGTGACCGATGAACCTACCATCGCGCCCAAGTTGTCATCCGACGAGCGCAACTCGGTGGAGGCACTGCCGGCCGGTTCTGCGCTCCTCGTTGCGCACAGCGGCCCGAACGCCGGTGCCCGCTTCCTGCTCGACTCGGACGTCACCACAGCCGGGCGCCACCCCGATGCCGACATCTTCCTCGATGACGTCACCGTCTCCCGCCGGCACGTGGAATTCCGGCGCACTGCCCGGAGCTTCGAAGTGGTGGACAAGAACAGCCTGAACGGCACCTACGTCAACCACGACCGCGTGGACAGCGTGGAGCTCAAGTCCGGCAGCGAAGTCCAGATCGGCAAGTTCCGCCTCACCTTCTACCTCAGCCCTGCCACCGCTGCAGGCCGCGGCTGA
- a CDS encoding MerR family transcriptional regulator, with the protein MSPKGEAGGLKQPTAGVAMPASGAQGLLFTEDLPVLDEDAGYRGPTACKAAGITYRQLDYWARTGLVEPAVRGAAGSGSQRLYGFRDILVLKVVKRLLDTGVSLQQIRTAVEHLRERGVEDLAQITLMSDGASVYECTSADEVIDLVQGGQGVFGIAVGRVWREVEGSLASLPSEHAAEQSFPDDELSKRRATRKIS; encoded by the coding sequence GTGAGTCCCAAAGGCGAAGCAGGCGGGCTGAAGCAGCCCACGGCTGGTGTTGCTATGCCCGCGAGCGGTGCCCAGGGCCTCCTGTTCACTGAAGACCTTCCAGTCCTGGACGAGGACGCCGGATACCGGGGTCCCACCGCCTGCAAGGCCGCAGGCATCACCTACCGGCAGTTGGACTACTGGGCACGTACGGGGCTGGTTGAGCCCGCCGTCCGCGGTGCCGCCGGCTCGGGGTCCCAGCGCCTGTACGGCTTCCGCGACATCCTGGTGCTGAAGGTGGTTAAGCGCCTCCTGGACACCGGCGTGTCGCTGCAGCAGATCCGCACGGCCGTTGAGCACCTGCGTGAGCGCGGCGTGGAAGACCTCGCCCAAATCACCCTGATGAGCGACGGCGCCAGCGTGTATGAGTGCACCTCGGCGGACGAAGTGATTGACCTGGTGCAGGGCGGCCAGGGTGTGTTCGGCATCGCCGTGGGACGCGTGTGGCGCGAAGTGGAAGGCAGCCTGGCATCGCTGCCCAGTGAGCACGCTGCAGAGCAGTCCTTTCCCGACGACGAACTGAGCAAGCGGCGGGCAACCCGCAAGATCAGCTGA
- a CDS encoding bifunctional nuclease family protein: MIEVEIVGVRIELPSNQPLVLLREMHGERHVPIWIGTPEASAIALAQQGVVPPRPMTHDLLVDVVESLGHSVVSVNIVAVEDNIFYGQLQFENGTTVSSRASDALAIALRAKCRIWCADSVMDEAGVRITEHDEGEDTEPGPTVDEERELRRFREFLDDVEPEDFDG; this comes from the coding sequence ATGATTGAAGTTGAGATCGTAGGCGTTCGGATCGAACTGCCTTCCAACCAGCCACTGGTCCTCCTGCGGGAGATGCACGGCGAACGCCACGTGCCCATCTGGATCGGAACCCCGGAAGCAAGCGCCATCGCACTCGCCCAGCAAGGGGTTGTTCCGCCCAGGCCCATGACCCACGACCTCCTCGTGGACGTAGTCGAGTCGCTGGGCCATTCAGTGGTCAGCGTGAATATCGTGGCGGTGGAGGACAACATCTTCTACGGCCAGCTCCAGTTTGAGAACGGCACCACCGTGAGCTCCCGTGCCTCCGATGCACTCGCCATCGCCCTGCGTGCCAAGTGCCGCATCTGGTGTGCGGACTCGGTCATGGACGAAGCCGGCGTGCGGATCACCGAGCACGATGAGGGGGAGGACACGGAGCCCGGCCCCACCGTGGACGAAGAGCGCGAACTGCGCCGCTTCCGCGAGTTCCTGGACGACGTGGAGCCCGAGGATTTCGACGGCTGA
- the gcvH gene encoding glycine cleavage system protein GcvH: protein MSNIPEDLSYTAEHEWVSAANGDGVVRVGITDFAQDALGDVVYAQMPEAGTKITANEVVGEVESTKSVSDIYAPVSGEVVARNDSLDTDSALINTDPYGDGWLIEVKLAEPDAVESLLSASEYEQQVG from the coding sequence ATGAGCAACATTCCCGAAGACCTGTCCTACACCGCCGAACATGAGTGGGTATCCGCTGCCAATGGCGACGGCGTGGTGCGCGTGGGCATCACCGATTTCGCCCAGGACGCGCTCGGGGATGTTGTTTATGCCCAGATGCCCGAAGCCGGCACAAAGATTACGGCGAACGAAGTGGTGGGCGAGGTTGAGTCCACCAAGAGCGTCAGCGATATCTACGCCCCGGTCAGCGGTGAAGTAGTGGCCCGCAACGACTCCCTGGACACCGATTCGGCCCTGATCAACACCGATCCCTACGGCGACGGCTGGCTCATCGAGGTCAAACTGGCCGAACCTGACGCCGTCGAGTCATTGCTCAGTGCATCCGAGTACGAACAACAGGTAGGCTGA
- a CDS encoding pyruvate carboxylase, which translates to MFSKVLVANRGEIAIRAFRAGYELGAKTVAVFPQEDRNSIHRQKADEAYLIGEEGHPVRAYLDVAEIVRVAKESGADAIYPGYGFLSENPDLARAAKDAGITFVGPPAEVLELAGNKVAALKAAREAGVPVLKSSEPSKDLDELLAAADEIGFPIFAKAVAGGGGRGMRRVDTREALPEALQSAMREADAAFGDPTMFLEQAVLRPRHIEVQILADAEGNVMHLFERDCSIQRRHQKVIEIAPAPNLDEGIRQALYRDAVKFAKALNYVNAGTVEFLVDTVGERAGQHVFIEMNPRIQVEHTVTEEVTDVDLVQAQMRIAAGETLADLGLSQDTVKLRGAALQSRITTEDPANGFRPDVGKITGYRSAGGAGVRLDGGTVYSGAEISPHFDSMLVKLTCRGRDYPAAVARARRALAEFRIRGVSTNISFLQAVLDDPDFIAGDVATSFIDERPELLKARVSADRGTKLLTWLADVTVNKPNGELTVHSNPASKLPSVKDQPAAPGSRQKLLELGPAGFATALREQNAVAVTDTTFRDAHQSLLATRVRTRDLVAAGPAVTALLPELLSVEAWGGATYDVALRFLGEDPWDRLAALRQALPNVCLQMLLRGRNTVGYTPYPEEVTEAFVNEAAATGIDIFRIFDALNDVSQMAPAIRAVRATGTAVAEVALCYTGDMLDPNEKLYTLDYYLELAQKIVDAGAHILAIKDMAGLLRPAAAAKLVSALRERFDLPVHLHTHDTAGGQLATLLAAADAGVDAVDVASASLAGTTSQPSASALVAALAHTPRDTGLSLEAVSSLEPYWEAVRRVYAPFESGLPGPTGRVYQHEIPGGQLSNLRQQAMALGLGERFEAIEDMYTAADRILGHLVKVTPSSKVVGDLALHLVGLNADPADFNENPQNYDIPDSVIGFLSGELGDPPGGWPEPFRTKALQGRSVKVRDVELSAEDSAALKSDSKTRQHTLNRLLFDGPTKDYLKSVETYGNISVLDTRDYLYGLQRGKEHEIQLEKGVRLIASLEAVSEPDEKGMRTVMCTLNGQSRPVVVRDRSVVSNVKAAEKADPGQPGHVAAPFAGAVTVTVKPGDEVKAGDTVATIEAMKMEASITTPVAGKVSRLAISAVEPVQGGDLLLVVEQ; encoded by the coding sequence ATGTTTTCCAAAGTTCTGGTGGCCAACCGCGGCGAAATCGCGATCAGGGCCTTCCGCGCCGGCTACGAGCTGGGCGCCAAGACCGTTGCTGTTTTCCCCCAAGAGGACAGGAACTCGATCCACCGCCAGAAGGCGGACGAGGCCTACCTGATTGGCGAAGAGGGCCACCCCGTCCGTGCGTACCTGGACGTTGCCGAAATAGTGCGGGTGGCAAAGGAGTCCGGCGCGGACGCCATCTACCCCGGCTACGGGTTCCTCTCTGAAAACCCGGACCTGGCCCGCGCGGCCAAGGACGCGGGCATCACCTTTGTTGGTCCGCCGGCCGAGGTACTGGAACTGGCAGGCAACAAAGTGGCGGCACTGAAGGCCGCCCGTGAGGCCGGCGTACCGGTCCTCAAGTCCAGTGAGCCCTCAAAGGACCTGGACGAGCTCCTTGCGGCGGCCGATGAAATCGGCTTCCCCATCTTCGCCAAGGCTGTGGCCGGTGGCGGCGGGCGCGGCATGCGCCGGGTGGACACACGTGAAGCCCTGCCTGAGGCATTGCAATCCGCCATGCGCGAAGCCGATGCGGCGTTCGGCGATCCCACCATGTTCCTCGAGCAGGCAGTCCTGCGGCCGCGGCACATCGAAGTGCAGATCCTGGCCGACGCTGAGGGCAACGTGATGCACCTCTTTGAACGGGATTGCTCCATCCAGCGGCGCCACCAGAAAGTGATTGAGATCGCCCCGGCTCCCAACCTGGACGAGGGCATCAGGCAGGCCCTGTACCGGGACGCCGTCAAGTTCGCCAAGGCCCTGAACTATGTCAACGCCGGCACCGTTGAGTTCCTCGTGGACACCGTGGGTGAGCGGGCGGGCCAGCACGTCTTCATCGAGATGAACCCCCGTATCCAGGTGGAGCACACGGTGACGGAAGAGGTCACCGACGTGGACCTCGTCCAGGCGCAGATGCGCATCGCCGCGGGCGAGACCCTGGCTGACCTTGGCCTCTCCCAGGACACGGTCAAGCTGCGCGGCGCCGCGCTGCAGAGCCGTATCACCACGGAAGACCCGGCCAATGGCTTCCGCCCTGACGTTGGAAAGATCACCGGCTACCGCTCCGCCGGCGGTGCGGGTGTACGGCTCGACGGCGGCACTGTCTACTCGGGTGCCGAAATCAGCCCGCACTTCGACTCCATGCTGGTTAAGCTCACCTGCCGCGGCAGGGATTACCCGGCCGCCGTGGCACGTGCACGCCGTGCCCTCGCGGAATTCCGGATCCGCGGCGTCTCCACCAACATCTCCTTCCTGCAGGCTGTGCTTGACGATCCCGACTTCATCGCCGGCGACGTGGCCACGTCCTTCATCGACGAGCGCCCGGAATTGCTCAAGGCCCGGGTCTCTGCCGACCGCGGCACCAAGCTCCTCACCTGGCTGGCGGACGTCACCGTCAACAAGCCCAACGGCGAGCTGACCGTCCACTCGAACCCTGCCAGCAAGCTCCCGTCCGTCAAGGACCAGCCGGCGGCACCGGGCTCGCGGCAGAAGCTCCTGGAGCTCGGGCCGGCTGGCTTCGCCACAGCGCTTCGTGAGCAGAACGCGGTGGCCGTCACGGACACCACCTTCCGCGACGCACACCAGTCGCTGCTTGCCACCCGCGTCCGGACCCGGGACCTCGTCGCGGCCGGCCCCGCAGTCACCGCACTCTTGCCGGAGCTGCTGTCCGTTGAAGCCTGGGGCGGTGCCACGTATGACGTCGCCCTGCGGTTCCTGGGCGAAGATCCCTGGGACCGTCTGGCTGCCCTGCGCCAGGCGCTCCCGAACGTCTGCCTGCAGATGCTCCTGCGCGGCCGGAACACCGTGGGGTACACGCCCTACCCCGAAGAGGTCACCGAAGCCTTCGTTAACGAGGCCGCGGCAACCGGCATCGATATCTTCCGGATCTTCGACGCCTTGAACGATGTCAGCCAGATGGCACCGGCCATCCGTGCCGTGCGGGCCACCGGCACCGCCGTGGCGGAAGTGGCGCTCTGCTACACGGGCGACATGCTGGACCCCAACGAGAAGCTCTACACGCTGGACTACTACCTGGAGCTCGCCCAAAAGATCGTTGACGCCGGAGCCCACATCCTGGCGATCAAGGACATGGCCGGCCTGCTGCGCCCGGCGGCAGCTGCGAAACTGGTGTCGGCGCTCCGGGAACGCTTCGACCTTCCGGTGCACCTGCACACCCACGACACCGCAGGAGGCCAGCTGGCCACCCTGCTGGCTGCCGCGGATGCCGGCGTGGACGCCGTCGACGTCGCCTCGGCATCGTTGGCCGGAACCACCAGCCAGCCGTCAGCGTCGGCCCTGGTGGCAGCGCTGGCACACACCCCGCGGGACACCGGCCTCAGCCTGGAAGCCGTCAGCTCGCTGGAACCGTACTGGGAAGCTGTGCGCCGCGTCTACGCACCGTTCGAGTCCGGGCTGCCGGGTCCCACAGGCCGGGTGTACCAGCACGAGATCCCGGGCGGGCAGCTCTCGAACCTGCGCCAGCAGGCCATGGCACTGGGGCTGGGGGAGCGCTTTGAAGCGATCGAGGACATGTACACCGCAGCGGACCGTATCCTGGGCCACCTGGTCAAGGTCACGCCGTCCTCGAAGGTGGTGGGCGACCTCGCCCTGCACCTGGTGGGCCTGAACGCAGACCCGGCGGACTTCAACGAGAACCCGCAGAACTACGACATCCCCGATTCGGTCATCGGATTCCTGTCCGGCGAACTCGGTGACCCTCCCGGCGGCTGGCCCGAGCCCTTCCGCACCAAAGCCCTCCAGGGCCGCAGCGTGAAGGTCCGGGACGTGGAGCTCAGCGCCGAAGACAGCGCTGCCCTGAAGTCCGATTCGAAGACCCGCCAGCACACCCTGAACCGGCTGCTTTTCGATGGCCCCACCAAGGACTACCTGAAGAGCGTGGAGACCTACGGCAACATCTCGGTGCTGGATACCCGCGACTACCTGTACGGCCTCCAGCGCGGCAAGGAGCACGAGATCCAGCTGGAGAAGGGCGTCCGGCTGATCGCGTCCCTCGAAGCCGTGTCCGAACCCGACGAAAAGGGCATGCGCACGGTCATGTGCACCCTGAACGGCCAGTCCCGTCCAGTGGTGGTCCGCGACCGTTCCGTGGTCAGCAACGTCAAGGCGGCCGAGAAGGCAGACCCCGGCCAGCCGGGCCACGTGGCAGCCCCGTTCGCCGGTGCCGTGACGGTCACGGTCAAGCCCGGTGACGAGGTCAAGGCGGGCGACACCGTGGCAACCATTGAGGCAATGAAGATGGAGGCATCCATCACGACGCCCGTAGCCGGCAAGGTTTCCCGGCTCGCCATCTCCGCGGTGGAGCCGGTGCAGGGTGGAGACCTGCTGCTGGTGGTGGAGCAGTAG
- the cmk gene encoding (d)CMP kinase, with amino-acid sequence MTQELLDTLPALRVGRPLVVAIDGPSGSGKSSVSKEVARRLRLAYLDTGAMYRALTWYCVTRGIDLEDAASVEQASRDLVLDLSTSPNEEYVRVDGVDVTDAIREPAISSAVSAVATTLGARTELIRRQRALIEKHHRRMVVEGRDITTVVAPGAEVRMLLTASEEARLRRRGIQLGGTQNAEQLAAQVTRRDAKDSTVVNFTQAASGVVTLDSSELDFDQTVAAALVIVTKVLNRD; translated from the coding sequence ATGACACAGGAACTTCTTGACACCCTGCCGGCGCTTCGCGTCGGCAGGCCGCTGGTGGTTGCCATCGACGGGCCGTCAGGCTCGGGCAAGTCCAGCGTCAGCAAGGAAGTGGCCCGCCGGCTTCGCCTGGCCTACCTCGATACCGGTGCGATGTACCGCGCCCTCACCTGGTACTGCGTTACCAGGGGGATTGACCTGGAGGACGCCGCCTCCGTGGAGCAGGCCTCCCGCGACCTTGTCCTGGACCTGAGCACCAGCCCCAACGAGGAGTACGTCCGGGTGGACGGGGTGGATGTTACAGACGCCATCCGCGAACCCGCCATCTCCTCGGCAGTCAGTGCCGTAGCTACCACCCTGGGCGCCAGGACGGAGCTCATCCGGCGGCAGCGGGCCCTGATTGAAAAGCACCACCGCCGCATGGTGGTGGAAGGCAGGGACATCACTACCGTCGTCGCGCCCGGCGCAGAGGTGCGGATGCTGCTGACGGCCAGCGAGGAAGCCCGGCTTCGCCGCCGCGGTATCCAGCTTGGCGGTACGCAGAACGCCGAACAATTGGCCGCGCAGGTCACCCGCCGCGACGCAAAGGATTCCACGGTGGTCAACTTCACGCAGGCCGCCTCCGGCGTGGTCACGCTGGACTCCTCGGAGCTCGACTTCGACCAGACAGTTGCCGCAGCCCTGGTGATTGTGACCAAGGTCCTGAACCGTGACTGA